Proteins encoded by one window of Streptomyces sp. NBC_01571:
- a CDS encoding IS1380 family transposase has product MQSSHAAAAVSSAFDDPNLIAYGGLEPVVRLAERCGLPALAGEHIRLPASKDGTGAFPAAKLMSLVGGMVAGADSVEDMDRLRHGAMGRLFCGVRAPSTLGSFLRSFTHGHVKQLHAVARRFLPELARHTPLLPGADQAAYVDIDDTIRRTYGYAKQGTGYGYSKVKGLNALLGIVSTPLSAPVIAATRLRKGPSNSARGAAAFVAETIRTARACGASGLLVMRADSAFYGADVINACRTLGARFSVTVRMNASVKAAIARIDEDAWTPINGGVGYWNRPNTLPAGRRERITAAPGS; this is encoded by the coding sequence ATGCAATCTTCCCATGCCGCGGCGGCGGTCTCATCCGCGTTTGATGATCCGAACCTGATCGCGTACGGCGGGCTGGAGCCGGTGGTGCGGCTGGCCGAGCGGTGCGGTCTGCCGGCTCTGGCCGGGGAGCACATCCGTCTGCCGGCCTCGAAGGACGGCACCGGTGCCTTCCCCGCGGCGAAGCTGATGTCGCTGGTGGGCGGCATGGTCGCGGGCGCCGACAGCGTCGAGGACATGGACCGGCTGCGGCACGGCGCGATGGGCCGCCTGTTCTGCGGAGTGCGGGCCCCCTCCACGCTGGGGTCGTTCCTGCGCTCCTTCACGCACGGGCATGTGAAGCAACTGCACGCCGTGGCCCGCCGGTTCCTGCCCGAACTGGCCCGTCACACCCCACTGCTGCCCGGCGCGGACCAGGCCGCCTACGTGGACATCGACGACACCATCCGCCGCACCTACGGCTACGCCAAACAAGGCACCGGGTACGGATACAGCAAGGTCAAGGGCCTGAACGCACTGCTCGGTATCGTCTCCACACCCCTGTCCGCCCCCGTGATCGCCGCCACCAGGCTGCGCAAAGGGCCCTCGAACTCCGCACGCGGGGCGGCGGCGTTCGTGGCCGAGACCATCCGCACCGCCCGTGCCTGCGGCGCCAGTGGCCTGCTGGTGATGCGCGCGGACTCCGCGTTCTACGGCGCCGACGTCATCAATGCCTGCCGGACGCTGGGCGCCCGTTTCTCGGTCACGGTGCGGATGAACGCTTCCGTCAAGGCCGCCATCGCCCGCATCGACGAGGACGCCTGGACGCCGATTAATGGTGGAGTCGGGTATTGGAACCGTCCGAATACCCTCCCGGCGGGGAGGCGGGAACGGATCACAGCGGCGCCAGGATCATGA
- a CDS encoding GNAT family N-acetyltransferase: protein MTSTNTPVFHQIVRPHEITAELKRELIDCWITVTNAGGAAGFPFPPVDTDHVTPVADRLIADLDPDSSRLLLAVIDGSLAGWLNIRRDISPVVAHWGTINHLQSHTSFRGRSIGTALMNRAREIARDEMNLKQLHLAARGGVGLEDFYGRLGWKEIGRWPGALRLAPDDDRDEILMILAPL from the coding sequence ATGACCAGTACGAACACCCCTGTCTTTCACCAGATCGTCCGCCCGCACGAGATCACAGCAGAACTGAAACGCGAACTGATCGACTGCTGGATCACGGTCACCAACGCCGGCGGGGCCGCCGGGTTCCCCTTCCCGCCCGTCGACACAGACCACGTCACTCCCGTCGCCGACCGGCTCATCGCCGACCTCGATCCCGATAGCAGCCGACTCCTCCTCGCCGTCATCGACGGCAGCCTCGCTGGCTGGCTGAACATCCGCCGCGACATAAGCCCGGTCGTCGCGCACTGGGGCACCATCAACCACCTCCAGAGCCACACCAGTTTCCGCGGTCGCTCTATCGGCACTGCGCTGATGAACCGGGCCCGTGAGATCGCCCGCGACGAGATGAACCTCAAGCAGCTGCACCTCGCTGCACGGGGCGGGGTCGGGCTCGAAGACTTCTACGGCCGTCTCGGCTGGAAGGAGATCGGACGATGGCCTGGCGCCCTTCGGCTCGCTCCAGATGACGACCGCGACGAGATCCTCATGATCCTGGCGCCGCTGTGA
- a CDS encoding site-specific integrase — MTGLAEEVVADPVGLVVRLVGNVEKHLPAERVRDIVLTVVRARAGRRSLAQALHDDPSLLRTGQPPAPYCVAKLLMSLHDAGAQDVALPRCGECGRACRYVGSSTGGRWGCSPCFDKPAICAGCHEERRVVSRDRNGEPRCQNCPDTDGDPIRELTELITNLDPALDADAILTALGCATVRPAGQRRLAWAVVARPELLTGAGYEAPTPAALRFIDELVAAGATKVVRPACPRCYGVKALSKLLEGKRICRACFARHAAVPCSGCGAVREPATRDSEGRPLCPNCMIRQPDNLEECVGCRRRMPVANRLPDGPRCNNCRPRITAECGICGRTVPCEMSRATGQPWCERCQHRWVACRGCGTVAQARGGTWEAPLCAKCTNPDPDFWGRCPVCTTTWQLSPRPCQRCVLDQQVRDLLGNATGALRPELAPFREALTSAERPDVAIAWVSRSKARDLLERIGRDERPVTHEVLDELPPGKVLAHLRSVLVATGTLPPRDERLIALEKWIAETVQARTDLAERRILHGYAVWHHMRRLRRRLGEGHATRLQDLNVRCHVTAADSFLTWLNSEGLTLGTCTQPDLERWMADATVSYRDETGHFVRWSVQHRHARGLTYGTLRWTGPQGVIDSEKRWADARRLLNDDTLPTPDRVAGLLLILYAQKIATISQLTVDDVHIDGDTVSITFGTSPVVLPTPLASLVRELVTTRRGKAKIGTPDDVPWLFPGGHPGLPLTDSQIGKRLHRIGIRPKQDRSTALFTLATEVPAAILARMLGVHIKVAVQWQQASAGDWAAYASDVAQRNRDQHNSKAQP, encoded by the coding sequence GTGACCGGTCTTGCCGAGGAGGTCGTCGCGGATCCGGTCGGCCTGGTCGTGCGGCTGGTCGGGAACGTCGAAAAGCACCTGCCCGCCGAGCGTGTCCGCGACATCGTCCTCACAGTCGTACGCGCACGAGCGGGCCGCCGCAGCCTCGCCCAGGCCCTGCACGACGACCCGTCGCTGCTGCGGACCGGCCAGCCACCGGCGCCCTACTGCGTCGCAAAACTACTGATGTCCCTGCACGACGCCGGCGCCCAGGACGTCGCACTGCCCCGCTGCGGCGAGTGCGGCCGCGCATGCCGCTACGTCGGCAGCAGCACCGGAGGACGATGGGGCTGCTCACCCTGCTTCGACAAGCCAGCCATCTGCGCGGGCTGCCACGAAGAACGACGCGTCGTCAGCCGGGACCGCAACGGCGAGCCCCGTTGCCAGAACTGCCCCGACACCGACGGCGATCCGATTCGGGAACTCACCGAACTCATAACGAACCTCGATCCCGCACTCGATGCCGACGCGATCCTGACCGCGCTCGGATGCGCCACCGTCCGGCCCGCCGGGCAGCGCCGCCTGGCCTGGGCCGTCGTCGCCCGCCCCGAGCTGCTGACCGGGGCCGGTTACGAAGCCCCTACTCCTGCTGCCCTGCGGTTCATCGATGAGCTCGTCGCGGCCGGGGCGACCAAGGTCGTCCGGCCGGCCTGCCCGCGCTGTTACGGGGTGAAGGCACTGTCCAAACTGCTGGAGGGCAAGAGGATCTGCCGGGCCTGCTTCGCCCGCCACGCGGCCGTCCCGTGTTCCGGCTGCGGCGCCGTGCGTGAGCCCGCCACCCGCGACTCCGAGGGCCGGCCGCTGTGTCCGAACTGCATGATCAGACAGCCCGACAACCTGGAGGAGTGCGTCGGCTGCCGCCGACGCATGCCGGTCGCGAACCGGCTGCCCGACGGCCCACGCTGCAACAACTGCCGACCGAGGATCACCGCTGAGTGCGGCATCTGTGGACGGACGGTGCCCTGCGAGATGTCCCGGGCCACCGGCCAGCCGTGGTGCGAACGCTGCCAGCACCGATGGGTGGCCTGCAGAGGCTGCGGCACCGTCGCCCAGGCCCGCGGCGGCACCTGGGAGGCGCCGTTGTGCGCGAAGTGCACCAACCCCGACCCCGACTTCTGGGGCCGCTGCCCGGTCTGCACCACCACCTGGCAGCTCAGTCCCCGCCCCTGTCAGCGATGCGTCCTCGACCAGCAAGTACGCGACCTCCTCGGCAACGCCACCGGAGCCCTCCGTCCCGAACTCGCCCCGTTTCGCGAGGCATTGACGAGTGCCGAGCGCCCGGACGTCGCCATCGCCTGGGTCTCCCGCTCGAAGGCCCGCGACCTCCTCGAGCGCATAGGACGCGACGAAAGGCCCGTCACCCACGAGGTCCTCGACGAACTCCCCCCAGGCAAAGTGCTGGCCCACCTGCGCAGTGTCCTGGTCGCGACCGGCACCCTCCCGCCTCGTGACGAACGGCTTATCGCCCTCGAGAAATGGATCGCCGAGACAGTCCAGGCCCGCACCGATCTCGCCGAGCGCCGGATCCTGCACGGCTACGCGGTCTGGCACCACATGCGTCGGCTCCGACGACGCCTCGGCGAAGGCCACGCGACTCGACTCCAGGATCTGAACGTTCGCTGCCACGTCACCGCAGCCGACAGCTTCCTCACCTGGCTCAACAGCGAAGGGCTCACGCTGGGGACCTGCACCCAGCCGGACCTGGAACGTTGGATGGCCGATGCCACGGTCAGCTACCGCGACGAGACCGGCCACTTCGTGCGCTGGTCGGTACAGCACCGGCATGCCCGCGGACTCACCTACGGCACCCTCCGCTGGACAGGCCCACAGGGCGTCATCGACAGCGAGAAACGCTGGGCCGACGCCCGGCGCCTCCTCAACGACGACACACTGCCGACCCCAGACCGCGTCGCCGGACTGCTGCTGATCCTCTACGCACAGAAGATCGCCACCATCAGCCAACTCACCGTCGACGACGTCCACATCGACGGGGACACCGTCTCCATCACCTTCGGCACCTCGCCAGTCGTCCTCCCCACACCACTGGCCAGCCTGGTCCGCGAGCTCGTCACGACCCGCCGCGGCAAGGCCAAGATCGGCACCCCGGACGACGTTCCCTGGCTGTTCCCGGGCGGCCATCCAGGGCTCCCCCTCACCGACAGCCAGATCGGCAAACGCCTTCACCGAATTGGGATCCGGCCCAAACAGGACCGTTCCACCGCGCTGTTCACTCTCGCCACCGAAGTCCCCGCCGCGATCCTCGCCCGGATGCTCGGAGTCCACATCAAAGTCGCCGTCCAATGGCAGCAAGCATCAGCCGGGGACTGGGCCGCCTACGCCTCAGACGTCGCCCAGCGGAACCGTGACCAGCACAACTCGAAAGCCCAACCTTGA
- a CDS encoding helix-turn-helix transcriptional regulator → MAAKLDYHWHLRKVMADRGMFSTTDLIPPLKERGITLSSSQVYRLVVERPERLSLKILMALLDILDCTMDDLIEPIAAAGSATKPKKAAAGGTSVSEGVGDLRPRRARISGVDR, encoded by the coding sequence ATGGCCGCCAAGCTCGACTATCACTGGCACCTGCGCAAGGTCATGGCGGACCGCGGGATGTTCTCCACCACCGACCTCATCCCGCCGCTGAAGGAACGCGGCATCACGCTGTCGTCGAGCCAGGTCTACCGGCTCGTCGTCGAGCGGCCCGAACGCCTCAGCCTGAAGATCCTCATGGCCCTGCTCGACATCCTCGACTGCACCATGGACGACCTCATCGAACCCATCGCCGCTGCCGGCTCCGCGACGAAGCCGAAGAAGGCTGCCGCAGGCGGGACGTCGGTCTCCGAAGGAGTAGGCGATCTGCGGCCCCGGCGGGCCCGGATCAGCGGAGTCGACCGGTGA
- a CDS encoding tyrosine-type recombinase/integrase, producing MVHQQKVVLAGSARMELVSGVVQLRPEDAMFDAMLRGWRAQQKSRGLKDETIDPRERLVRRFLEFANDYPWQWTPAHMDEWSASLTSEKHLAPSTLRSYQGDIRLFTEFLIDGRYGWGPACEEAFGAHPVAVAHEWNTLPHLQDYEGDPEARPFSREELQRFLDYADDQVARAVKSKRKGALAAYRDATLFKVIYGWGLRRTETSKLDVVDFGRNPKARQFGRYGTLNVRYGKAKKGQPPRRRNVLSVMDWAVEAVEDYVENVRPRFGFPDHPALWITERGGRLQPSSINDRFEAYRDALKLPKDLVPHSIRHSYVTHLTEDGVDRRFIQQQVGHECDSSTAIYTHVSDDFMNTALSKALAPAFAGV from the coding sequence GTGGTGCATCAGCAGAAGGTGGTCCTGGCCGGGTCGGCTCGCATGGAGCTCGTGTCCGGGGTGGTTCAGCTGCGTCCGGAGGACGCGATGTTCGACGCGATGCTGCGGGGCTGGCGGGCTCAGCAGAAGTCGCGAGGGCTGAAGGACGAGACGATCGACCCCAGGGAACGGCTCGTCCGCCGGTTCCTCGAGTTCGCGAACGACTACCCGTGGCAGTGGACGCCGGCCCACATGGACGAGTGGTCTGCCTCGTTGACGAGCGAGAAGCATTTGGCGCCGTCCACGCTCCGCAGCTACCAGGGCGACATTCGGCTGTTCACCGAGTTCCTCATCGATGGCCGCTACGGCTGGGGCCCCGCCTGCGAGGAAGCCTTCGGCGCCCACCCTGTGGCGGTCGCACACGAGTGGAACACCCTGCCCCACCTGCAGGACTACGAAGGCGACCCAGAAGCACGGCCGTTCAGCCGCGAAGAGCTGCAGCGGTTCCTCGACTACGCCGACGACCAGGTCGCACGCGCCGTGAAGTCCAAGCGCAAGGGCGCCCTCGCCGCCTACCGCGACGCCACCCTCTTCAAGGTCATCTACGGCTGGGGCCTCCGCCGGACCGAGACATCGAAGCTGGACGTGGTCGACTTCGGACGGAACCCGAAGGCTCGCCAGTTCGGCCGGTACGGCACGCTCAACGTCCGCTACGGCAAGGCAAAGAAGGGTCAGCCGCCACGTCGGCGGAACGTGCTGTCGGTGATGGACTGGGCCGTCGAGGCGGTCGAGGACTACGTCGAGAACGTCCGGCCGCGCTTCGGTTTCCCCGATCACCCAGCACTGTGGATCACCGAACGCGGGGGACGCCTACAGCCCAGTTCCATCAACGACCGGTTCGAGGCATACCGGGACGCCCTAAAGCTCCCAAAAGATCTAGTTCCGCACTCAATTCGTCATTCTTACGTCACGCATCTGACCGAGGACGGGGTGGACCGACGCTTCATCCAGCAGCAAGTCGGTCACGAGTGCGACAGCTCCACGGCCATCTACACGCACGTCAGCGACGACTTCATGAACACTGCCCTGAGCAAGGCCCTGGCCCCGGCGTTCGCCGGCGTCTGA
- a CDS encoding transposase, with protein MADAERDHRRHAVVEQVIADVKNSAFAHAPSGHFQANAAWLALAALAHNLTRAAGALASTFHAKATTATIRDHLINVPARLARSARRLTLHLPERWPWREDFAQLFSIVHAPPVL; from the coding sequence TTGGCCGATGCCGAGCGCGATCACCGACGGCACGCTGTCGTCGAGCAGGTGATCGCCGATGTCAAGAACAGCGCCTTCGCCCACGCGCCGTCCGGTCATTTCCAGGCCAATGCCGCCTGGCTCGCCCTGGCAGCCCTGGCACACAACCTCACCCGCGCCGCCGGCGCCCTGGCCTCCACGTTCCACGCCAAAGCGACCACCGCCACCATCCGTGACCACCTGATCAACGTGCCCGCCCGCCTGGCCCGCTCCGCCCGCCGCCTCACCCTGCACCTGCCCGAACGCTGGCCCTGGAGGGAGGACTTCGCCCAGCTCTTCAGCATCGTGCACGCACCACCAGTCCTCTGA
- a CDS encoding IS701 family transposase has product MDEVRPRLEAFAAEMLGSLARRDQRAKGELYVRGLMLDGKRKSMQPMAERLRVDHQQLQQFVSSSTWDYVEVRRRVARWAAAHIAPEAYAIDDTGFPKDGYDSPGVARMYCGALGKRGNCQIGVSVNLVSDRASAAVDWRLFIPESWDDAENSGDTLLAEAIRRRRARAGIPDRVRHREKWRQALEMLDEVRNQWELPDLPVVADAGYGDTTGFRLGLTERGLAYAVAVKGTTSAYPGDVRPERPPYSGRGRPPRPAYPMPHSSLRDLVLAAGRRAARTVTWRQGSKMGPRNPRAEMRSRFVALRVRPANRDIPRDVDGSLPECWLLAEWPPGAAEPTDYWLSTLPADTPLRELVRIAKIRWRIEHDYRELKDGLGLDHFEGRTYLGWHRHVTLTALAQAFCTMLRLDPKVPAPA; this is encoded by the coding sequence ATGGACGAGGTCCGTCCGCGCTTGGAGGCGTTCGCGGCCGAGATGCTCGGCTCGCTCGCGCGGCGGGACCAGCGGGCCAAGGGCGAGCTGTATGTGCGCGGGCTGATGCTGGATGGCAAACGGAAGTCGATGCAGCCGATGGCTGAGCGCCTGCGTGTGGACCACCAGCAGTTGCAGCAGTTCGTCTCCTCCTCCACCTGGGACTACGTCGAGGTGCGACGGCGGGTGGCCCGGTGGGCGGCGGCGCACATCGCCCCGGAGGCGTACGCGATCGACGACACCGGTTTCCCCAAGGACGGCTACGACTCCCCAGGGGTGGCCCGGATGTATTGCGGCGCCTTGGGCAAGCGCGGCAACTGCCAGATAGGGGTGAGCGTCAACCTGGTGTCCGACCGCGCCTCGGCGGCGGTGGACTGGCGGTTGTTCATCCCTGAGAGCTGGGACGATGCCGAAAACAGCGGCGATACGCTGCTGGCGGAGGCGATCCGGCGTCGGCGGGCGAGGGCGGGCATCCCTGACCGGGTCCGACACCGCGAGAAGTGGCGCCAGGCGCTGGAGATGCTCGACGAAGTTCGCAATCAGTGGGAACTGCCGGATCTGCCGGTGGTCGCCGATGCCGGTTACGGCGATACCACCGGCTTCCGCCTGGGCCTGACCGAGCGTGGCCTGGCCTACGCGGTCGCCGTCAAGGGCACCACGAGCGCCTACCCGGGTGACGTGCGGCCCGAGCGCCCGCCCTACAGCGGCCGGGGCCGCCCGCCCCGGCCCGCCTACCCGATGCCGCACAGCAGCCTGCGCGATCTCGTCCTGGCCGCGGGACGAAGAGCCGCTCGCACCGTCACCTGGCGTCAGGGCAGCAAGATGGGCCCGCGCAACCCGCGCGCCGAGATGCGCTCGCGCTTCGTGGCCCTGCGCGTGCGCCCGGCCAACCGCGACATCCCCCGTGATGTCGACGGCAGTCTGCCCGAGTGCTGGCTGCTGGCCGAATGGCCACCCGGCGCCGCCGAGCCGACCGACTACTGGCTCTCCACCCTGCCCGCCGACACCCCGCTACGCGAACTGGTCCGTATCGCCAAGATCAGATGGCGCATCGAGCACGACTACCGGGAATTGAAAGACGGCCTGGGCCTGGACCACTTCGAAGGCCGCACCTACCTCGGCTGGCACCGCCACGTCACCCTCACAGCCCTCGCCCAGGCCTTCTGCACCATGCTCCGCCTCGACCCAAAAGTCCCTGCGCCGGCCTGA
- a CDS encoding transposase: MPTVPASLFAVLELVRGNFTAPTFRTFTALVTGLIAQTGRCTVTGMLTGVGLTRAWSHDRAHTFFSRAPWNPDILGISLSHLVVRQLLPAGAVLTVAVDDTLFKRRGKKVFGAAWQHDGAATGPRGVGRGTCFVVIGLVVDLPFLARPVCLPVMARLWRPGQEGSKVDIAASMIRLLAACHHGRRVHVVADAAYHGKALRDLPATCTFTTRLPAPSVLFAQAPPRTGKRGRPALKGARLGTPAQLAATADFAPVQVTRYQRTEQVHLAEVTCLWYGSFHTRTVRVILLRDDTTDTGYDLALVTTDLTSSPAELITRYARRWSIEVTFAEARGLLGAGQAHNRTRAAVERTVPFALYCYTITVVWYALHGHQPGDVAEHRERAPWYTTKTDPSLSDMVAKLRRVIIAARFMPTRPGQPTEQEIRTVQQAWAAASTDAAA, encoded by the coding sequence ATGCCGACTGTGCCCGCTTCGCTGTTCGCCGTACTGGAGTTGGTACGGGGCAACTTCACCGCGCCGACGTTTCGAACCTTCACGGCGCTGGTCACGGGTCTGATCGCGCAGACCGGGCGGTGCACGGTGACCGGGATGCTCACCGGTGTCGGGTTGACGCGCGCATGGTCCCACGACCGCGCCCACACCTTCTTCTCCCGCGCCCCGTGGAACCCGGACATCCTGGGCATCTCCCTGTCCCACCTGGTCGTGCGCCAACTCCTGCCCGCAGGTGCGGTGTTGACGGTGGCGGTGGACGACACGCTGTTCAAGCGGCGCGGGAAGAAGGTCTTCGGTGCGGCCTGGCAGCACGACGGCGCGGCCACCGGACCCCGGGGTGTCGGGCGCGGGACCTGCTTCGTCGTCATCGGCCTGGTCGTCGACCTGCCCTTCCTGGCCCGGCCGGTGTGCCTTCCTGTCATGGCCCGGCTGTGGCGACCCGGGCAGGAAGGCAGCAAAGTCGACATCGCCGCGTCCATGATCCGCCTGCTGGCCGCCTGCCACCACGGCCGGCGCGTTCATGTCGTCGCGGACGCCGCCTACCACGGCAAAGCCTTACGCGATCTGCCCGCGACCTGCACCTTCACCACCCGACTGCCCGCACCCTCGGTCCTGTTCGCCCAGGCCCCGCCCAGGACCGGCAAACGCGGGCGCCCCGCGCTCAAGGGCGCGCGACTGGGCACGCCCGCCCAGCTCGCGGCCACCGCCGACTTCGCTCCCGTACAGGTCACGCGCTACCAACGTACCGAGCAGGTGCATCTGGCCGAGGTCACCTGCCTGTGGTACGGCTCCTTCCACACCCGCACCGTGCGCGTGATCCTGCTCCGCGACGACACCACCGACACCGGCTACGACCTGGCCCTGGTCACCACCGACCTGACCAGCAGCCCGGCCGAGCTGATCACCCGTTACGCGCGGCGCTGGTCGATCGAGGTCACCTTCGCCGAGGCCCGCGGCCTGCTCGGAGCCGGCCAGGCCCACAACCGCACCCGGGCCGCGGTGGAACGCACCGTGCCCTTCGCCCTGTACTGCTACACGATCACGGTCGTCTGGTACGCACTGCACGGCCACCAGCCCGGCGACGTGGCCGAGCACCGCGAGCGCGCCCCCTGGTACACCACCAAGACCGACCCGTCACTGTCCGACATGGTCGCCAAGCTCCGACGGGTGATCATCGCCGCCCGATTTATGCCCACCCGCCCAGGTCAGCCCACCGAGCAGGAAATCCGCACCGTCCAGCAGGCATGGGCCGCGGCCAGCACCGACGCCGCCGCGTGA
- a CDS encoding thioesterase family protein, with product MTETVPAVSMATANMGVLIPLSVHFDDLDPMGMLHNTRYQALVERAWVAFWRKHGLISEKGPEGDSFNVVKAFTITYNRPIVMFGEYAVHLWIERMGATSATAGYRVCSADGETTYAYGSRTAVRLDPTTLSPTPWSEKVRKTARLLQGPQDSR from the coding sequence ATGACGGAGACTGTTCCGGCGGTCAGCATGGCGACCGCCAACATGGGCGTCCTGATACCGCTGAGCGTTCACTTCGACGACCTGGACCCGATGGGGATGCTGCACAACACCCGTTACCAGGCGCTGGTCGAGCGGGCATGGGTCGCCTTCTGGCGGAAGCACGGCTTGATCAGCGAGAAAGGCCCTGAGGGAGACAGCTTCAACGTCGTCAAGGCGTTCACTATCACCTACAACCGTCCCATCGTGATGTTCGGCGAGTACGCCGTGCACCTGTGGATCGAACGCATGGGCGCCACGTCGGCGACCGCGGGCTACCGAGTGTGCTCCGCGGACGGCGAGACGACCTACGCGTACGGCAGCCGTACCGCCGTCCGTCTCGACCCCACCACGCTGTCGCCCACACCGTGGTCCGAGAAGGTCCGGAAGACCGCTCGCCTCCTGCAGGGGCCGCAGGACAGCCGATGA
- a CDS encoding IS30 family transposase — protein MPPISLAEPSGRYLTFEEREEIAILRATSKGVREIARALGRDPGTISRELRRNAATRGGKQEYRATVAQWKAQQAAKRTKSAKLLGNDRLREYVQERLSGNVHRPDGTVVAGPQTPPWKGLNKPHRQDRRWATAWSPEQISHRLKADFPEDESMRISHEAIYQSLFIEGRGALKRELVACLRTGRALREPRSRSRNKPQGHVTADVVLSERPAEAADRAVPGHWEGDLIIGTGRSAIGTLVERSSRSTLLVHLPRMEGWGEVPPVKNGPPLGGYGAVAMNTALTESMTKLPEQLRKTLTWDRGKELSGHAQFALETGTKVFFADPHSPWQRPTNENTNGLLRQYFPKGTDLSRWSAEDLAAVALAINNRPRKILGWKTPAEVFEEQLRSLQQPGVATTG, from the coding sequence ATGCCGCCGATCTCGTTGGCCGAGCCCTCGGGCCGGTACCTCACGTTCGAGGAGCGCGAGGAGATTGCGATCCTCAGGGCGACGAGCAAGGGCGTGCGCGAGATCGCCCGCGCCCTGGGGCGTGACCCCGGGACAATCTCTCGCGAACTGCGCCGCAACGCCGCCACGCGCGGCGGCAAGCAGGAGTACCGCGCGACGGTCGCCCAGTGGAAGGCTCAGCAGGCGGCCAAGCGCACGAAGAGCGCGAAGCTCCTGGGCAACGACCGGTTGCGTGAGTACGTGCAGGAGAGGCTTTCGGGGAACGTTCACCGGCCTGACGGGACGGTCGTCGCGGGACCGCAGACGCCTCCGTGGAAGGGGCTGAACAAGCCGCACCGGCAAGACAGGCGGTGGGCGACAGCATGGAGCCCGGAACAGATCTCGCACCGGTTGAAGGCCGACTTCCCCGAGGATGAGTCCATGCGCATCAGCCACGAGGCGATCTACCAGTCGCTGTTCATTGAGGGCCGTGGTGCGCTCAAGCGGGAGCTGGTCGCCTGCCTGCGCACCGGGCGGGCACTTCGGGAGCCTCGGTCGAGGTCACGGAACAAGCCGCAAGGGCATGTCACCGCGGATGTCGTCCTCAGTGAACGTCCTGCAGAGGCCGCGGACCGCGCGGTCCCGGGGCATTGGGAAGGCGATCTGATCATTGGGACGGGCCGGTCCGCGATCGGCACGCTCGTCGAGCGCAGCAGCCGATCTACACTCCTGGTGCATCTGCCGAGGATGGAGGGCTGGGGCGAGGTGCCGCCGGTGAAGAACGGCCCGCCGTTGGGCGGTTACGGCGCCGTCGCGATGAACACTGCCCTGACTGAGTCGATGACGAAGCTACCCGAGCAGCTCCGCAAGACCCTGACCTGGGACCGCGGGAAGGAACTCTCCGGGCATGCCCAGTTCGCGCTCGAGACCGGGACGAAGGTGTTTTTCGCCGATCCGCACTCGCCCTGGCAGCGACCCACAAACGAGAACACGAACGGGCTGCTGCGTCAGTACTTCCCGAAGGGCACCGACCTGTCCCGGTGGTCCGCCGAGGACCTCGCAGCCGTCGCCCTGGCTATCAATAACCGACCCCGCAAGATCCTCGGCTGGAAGACCCCGGCCGAGGTCTTCGAGGAACAGCTACGCTCACTACAACAACCCGGTGTTGCAACGACCGGTTGA